The following are encoded in a window of Esox lucius isolate fEsoLuc1 chromosome 14, fEsoLuc1.pri, whole genome shotgun sequence genomic DNA:
- the LOC105023549 gene encoding programmed cell death 1 ligand 1: MNSAFLLVLQVVLWPTIAALFTVKVDSPSYLAEFHSDVTMGCRFQPVNRELNLTVIWHRVLPPPVVEVYRLANGQEDLLSQHPQYHSRVRLVLTELMNGWAKLQLSRLRINDSGTYQCLVTMGVADYKETTLTVKASYKPIKKCILSRGGEEVDLVCASEGYPRSTISWKDGSNQILSSNETNVQTPDQLFQVTSKITVKSSVKNNYTCSIVDEVPNNLSAMFVIPDEIPVLKSTPTALYIALGTAFMLAVFIVAVIIRNYRQKGMSEMSSTACRNSLLGLAQT; encoded by the exons ATGAATTCGGCCTTTCTTTTGGTTTTACAAGTGGTCTTATGGCCCACAATTGCTG CGTTGTTCACAGTGAAGGTAGACAGTCCATCCTACTTGGCGGAGTTCCATAGTGATGTCACCATGGGATGCAGGTTCCAACCTGTGAACCGTGAACTTAACCTGACAGTGATATGGCACCGTGTCTTGCCACCTCCAGTTGTTGAGGTTTACAGGCTGGCGAATGGGCAGGAGGACCTCCTTTCCCAGCATCCTCAGTATCACAGCAGGGTGCGGCTGGTATTAACAGAACTGATGAACGGGTGGGCCAAGCTGCAGCTGTCCAGGCTGAGGATCAATGACTCTGGGACGTACCAATGTCTTGTGACAATGGGGGTAGCTGATTATAAAGAGACCACTTTAACTGTCAAAG CCTCTTATAAACCTATCAAAAAATGCATCCTGAGTcgagggggagaggaggtggatcTGGTGTGTGCGTCGGAGGGCTATCCTCGTTCCACTATCAGCTGGAAGGATGGGAGTAATCAGATCCTCAGTTCCAATGAAACCAATGTCCAAACTCCAGACCAGCTTTTCCAAGTCACTAGCAAGATAACAGTGAAATCCTCTGTGAAAAACAACTATACGTGTTCAATAGTGGATGAAGTTCCAAACAATCTATCAGCCATGTTTGTCATCCCAG ATGAAATACCAGTTCTTAAGAGTACACCGACCGCCCTTTATATTGCCCTGGGAACAGCATTCATGTTGGCTGTATTTATTGTAGCTGTCATCATCCGGAATTACAGACAGAAAg GGATGTCAGAAATGTCCAGCACTGCATGCAGAAACAGTCTTCTGGGCTTGGCACAGACGTGA